In Acidaminococcales bacterium, one genomic interval encodes:
- a CDS encoding RNA-binding protein, with protein MNNAREKIIRYYKAGGDEMLAARLCDLAEAAAKNHKYKTSGFLDPYGLSVAETVAAHFAVLRLEFEGGFAGAERMKAAFIDNEYQGAAVYDIIGLDIKWDGRFCSLSHRDVLGAVIGLGCEREAIGDIVVGGGWAQLAANQAAADFLLGSLSTVGAASVTVSKIDLSALKQKEEKIKDIKATVAALRLDAVAAAGYGVSRSYMAEEIKAQRVKINWKAAKNAAQPVRAGDVVSFRGRGRVEVAEIGGTTKKGRISVCLRRYT; from the coding sequence ATGAACAATGCGCGTGAAAAAATAATCAGATATTATAAAGCCGGCGGCGATGAAATGCTGGCGGCGCGCTTGTGCGATCTGGCCGAAGCGGCGGCTAAGAACCATAAATACAAAACAAGCGGTTTTCTTGATCCATACGGATTGAGCGTAGCGGAGACGGTGGCTGCGCATTTTGCCGTGTTGCGGCTGGAGTTTGAGGGAGGGTTTGCCGGCGCGGAACGGATGAAGGCCGCTTTTATCGACAATGAATATCAGGGCGCGGCCGTTTATGATATAATTGGCTTGGATATAAAATGGGACGGGCGTTTTTGCTCGCTCTCGCACCGCGATGTTTTAGGCGCCGTGATAGGGCTCGGCTGTGAACGCGAAGCAATCGGCGACATCGTCGTTGGCGGTGGATGGGCGCAGTTGGCGGCCAATCAAGCGGCGGCGGATTTCTTGCTCGGCAGTTTGTCCACGGTAGGCGCGGCCAGCGTTACGGTGTCGAAGATTGACCTTTCCGCGCTTAAACAAAAAGAAGAAAAAATCAAAGACATAAAGGCGACGGTCGCGGCTTTGCGGCTTGATGCCGTGGCGGCCGCCGGGTACGGCGTGTCGCGCTCATATATGGCGGAAGAAATAAAGGCGCAAAGAGTCAAAATAAACTGGAAAGCGGCGAAAAACGCGGCTCAACCGGTACGCGCCGGCGACGTGGTTTCCTTTCGCGGCCGTGGCCGGGTAGAAGTCGCCGAAATAGGCGGGACGACCAAAAAAGGCCGAATAAGCGTTTGTTTGCGCAGGTACACGTAA
- a CDS encoding DivIVA domain-containing protein: MSKPFVVVGKKFNKEFRGYSSAEVDNHLQNAQKYIDELYSENTRLTETAADAQSKLEQYQQMEKTMQSTLFVAQETAEEIKVSAQKEKELILDEARESARQTVSGAEAEAARLKARLQADLEEAREEHARVKLRTEQIIEKTRGLLEDGLKLLNGNALAQETAEESVAKAVLAEAADKEANGGQTAGQEAAVPGPETLPATDLAALPEVEPSSEESGEQAEIRKRMEEVLRQSKEIKELLKKKSKVSS, translated from the coding sequence ATGTCGAAACCTTTTGTTGTAGTGGGCAAAAAATTTAACAAGGAATTTCGAGGGTACAGCTCGGCAGAAGTTGACAATCATTTGCAAAACGCGCAAAAATATATTGACGAACTGTATTCGGAAAATACCCGGCTGACAGAAACCGCCGCCGATGCCCAAAGCAAACTGGAACAATACCAGCAGATGGAAAAAACCATGCAGAGCACGCTTTTTGTCGCGCAGGAGACGGCAGAGGAAATAAAGGTGAGCGCCCAGAAAGAAAAAGAACTCATTCTTGACGAAGCCAGGGAAAGCGCGCGCCAAACAGTTTCCGGGGCGGAAGCGGAAGCCGCCCGGCTCAAAGCGCGGCTGCAGGCTGATTTAGAAGAAGCGCGGGAAGAACACGCGCGGGTAAAACTGAGAACGGAGCAGATCATTGAGAAAACGCGCGGCCTCTTAGAAGATGGGCTAAAACTCTTAAACGGCAATGCGCTTGCTCAGGAAACGGCCGAAGAAAGCGTGGCGAAGGCGGTCTTGGCAGAAGCGGCCGACAAAGAAGCAAACGGCGGCCAAACGGCTGGGCAAGAGGCAGCTGTTCCCGGTCCCGAAACCTTGCCCGCGACTGATTTGGCGGCTTTGCCGGAAGTTGAACCGAGCAGCGAAGAATCTGGCGAACAGGCGGAAATCAGAAAAAGAATGGAAGAAGTCTTGCGGCAATCGAAAGAAATAAAGGAACTGCTCAAGAAGAAAAGCAAAGTTTCGTCTTGA
- a CDS encoding histidine phosphatase family protein: MIILIRHGEAGHHVDGLTGGWTDSSLTAKGIAQIERAAGWVEELCFGQKPQVVTSDLLRARQSARIIAERIGAEVASRAFLREKNNGQAAGKTVREATAIRLRRQAEEPDNRNYPGGETRREFFDRVAIGMERLSLADGPFVIVAHKGTIQNILFWWLGFSIDEVCRRAVSFAVSVAGMSVLTVNAWKEREISVLNYGGIVAGFGRTC; the protein is encoded by the coding sequence GTGATTATTTTGATACGCCACGGGGAAGCAGGGCATCACGTCGATGGCTTGACCGGCGGCTGGACGGATTCATCCCTCACGGCAAAAGGCATAGCGCAGATTGAGCGGGCGGCCGGTTGGGTGGAGGAGCTTTGTTTTGGCCAAAAACCGCAGGTTGTAACAAGCGATCTTCTGCGGGCAAGACAATCTGCCCGGATCATCGCCGAGCGCATAGGGGCAGAAGTCGCGAGCCGCGCGTTTTTGCGCGAGAAAAACAACGGGCAGGCCGCCGGCAAAACTGTGCGGGAGGCTACGGCCATAAGACTTCGACGGCAGGCCGAGGAGCCTGACAACAGAAATTATCCGGGCGGCGAGACCAGGCGCGAATTTTTCGACCGGGTAGCTATAGGCATGGAAAGGCTGTCTTTGGCTGACGGACCCTTTGTTATCGTCGCGCACAAAGGCACAATCCAAAACATTTTGTTTTGGTGGCTGGGCTTTTCAATTGACGAAGTCTGCCGCCGCGCGGTGTCTTTCGCGGTCAGCGTTGCCGGCATGTCGGTGTTGACGGTCAATGCCTGGAAAGAACGGGAGATATCCGTGCTTAATTATGGCGGGATTGTTGCCGGTTTCGGACGGACTTGTTGA
- a CDS encoding ribonuclease J, translating into MSDNGKLQIIPLGGLGEIGKNMTVIRFQDNILIIDAGLMFPEDDMLGVDLVIPDLTYIFENSDKIKAVVLTHGHEDHIGALPYLLKKIDVPVYGTPLTLGILEGRLKENGVSSSKLKTIEAGHKLRLGCFNLEFLRVNHSIADSVAVAVHTPAGVIVHTGDFKIDQTPVDGQITDFTRFAELGDKGVLVMMSDSTNAERPGYTQSEKTVGVKFDEVFRTVQSRIIIATFSSNVHRIQQAVDSAARYKRKVAVIGRSMVNVVSIAMELGYLKMPEGTLIDIEDINKYPASQLVIITTGSQGEPMSALTRMAMADHKKISILPSDTVIISATPIPGNEKLVSRTVDLLFRLGADVIYDRSSGIHVSGHASQEELKLMHNLIKPQFFIPVHGEYRHLIQHKKIAMELGMPKENIFVAENGSIIEINKNKGAITGKVTAGKVLVDGLGVGDVGNIVLRDRRQLSQDGILIVVVTIDKQDWIVVAGPDIVSRGFVYIREAEELMDEAKDRVQVALDRCKENCVSEWSAIKSAVRDALGRFLYEKTRRRPMILPIIMEI; encoded by the coding sequence TTGTCCGACAACGGAAAACTTCAGATAATTCCCTTGGGCGGCTTGGGGGAAATTGGGAAGAACATGACGGTAATAAGATTCCAGGACAATATTCTTATTATCGACGCCGGCTTGATGTTCCCGGAAGACGATATGCTCGGCGTGGATCTGGTCATTCCCGATTTGACTTACATTTTTGAAAACAGCGATAAAATCAAAGCCGTTGTCCTCACTCACGGCCATGAGGACCATATCGGGGCTTTGCCTTATTTGCTCAAAAAGATTGACGTGCCGGTGTACGGAACGCCCCTTACGCTCGGCATATTGGAGGGCAGGCTGAAAGAAAACGGTGTTTCTTCTTCCAAATTGAAGACTATCGAGGCTGGGCACAAATTGCGATTGGGCTGCTTTAATCTTGAGTTTTTGCGGGTCAATCACAGCATCGCCGATTCCGTGGCGGTCGCCGTCCACACGCCGGCCGGCGTCATTGTCCATACCGGCGACTTTAAGATCGACCAGACGCCGGTGGACGGGCAGATAACCGATTTTACCAGGTTCGCGGAATTAGGCGACAAGGGCGTCCTAGTAATGATGTCCGACAGCACGAACGCCGAGAGGCCGGGCTATACGCAAAGCGAGAAGACCGTCGGCGTAAAGTTTGACGAAGTTTTCCGTACCGTGCAAAGCAGGATAATCATCGCTACCTTTTCTTCCAATGTGCATCGCATACAGCAGGCGGTCGACAGCGCCGCCAGATACAAGCGCAAAGTCGCGGTAATCGGGCGCAGCATGGTGAATGTCGTCAGCATAGCGATGGAACTTGGGTATCTGAAAATGCCTGAGGGCACTTTAATCGATATAGAGGATATCAATAAATATCCCGCTTCCCAGCTTGTCATAATAACCACCGGCAGCCAGGGCGAGCCGATGTCCGCCCTTACCAGGATGGCGATGGCCGATCATAAGAAGATAAGCATATTGCCAAGCGACACGGTCATAATTTCCGCGACCCCCATCCCCGGCAACGAAAAGCTTGTGTCAAGGACGGTCGATTTGCTTTTCCGGCTGGGCGCGGACGTGATTTACGACCGCTCGTCCGGCATACATGTTTCCGGGCACGCCAGCCAGGAAGAATTGAAGCTGATGCACAATCTTATAAAACCGCAATTTTTCATTCCCGTTCACGGCGAGTACCGGCATCTTATCCAGCACAAAAAAATCGCCATGGAACTTGGCATGCCCAAAGAAAATATTTTCGTGGCGGAAAACGGCTCGATAATCGAAATAAATAAAAACAAGGGCGCCATTACGGGCAAGGTTACGGCCGGCAAAGTTTTGGTGGACGGGCTTGGCGTAGGGGACGTCGGCAATATCGTGCTGCGCGACCGCCGGCAGCTGTCACAGGACGGTATATTGATTGTCGTGGTTACCATCGACAAACAGGATTGGATCGTGGTAGCGGGGCCGGACATTGTTTCGCGCGGCTTTGTTTATATCCGCGAGGCGGAAGAGCTGATGGACGAGGCGAAAGATAGGGTCCAGGTGGCGCTTGACCGTTGCAAGGAAAATTGCGTTTCCGAGTGGTCGGCGATAAAGTCGGCGGTGCGCGATGCGCTGGGACGGTTTTTGTATGAGAAAACGCGCCGTCGGCCGATGATTTTGCCGATTATCATGGAAATTTGA
- a CDS encoding DNA translocase FtsK → MAIKVEYQQAEVSDNSEVIRLSNRQVKAEGMLKNEIYGVLSIGAAILCSFSIAGVGLGVLGGLIAKALAYALGRGAFLLPALLLGSGVKHILRPEGKLCTRESLAVSGFFLDLLVIFHHWAAPAGSELMPEYLLSGGGAASGLVLFLCRKALGLAGTWVLLVAAALCLAILAFKLSLKKVAVNTGKTVGAAAAVMTNPGKRARKDSFFDYEDVLSKDVFSQAEGKSARKEPTGTVGAEVAGEPDDIYKAERPESPAPLLEADAGRDAPDGRAERAEMEMGQSAPISQCPAEAENGAMVFALDLGDPADAPTINAAGGGEKAAPADGIFAAADGGESFYKFPHLGLLQHTESAGGKNFAEESDKQAAVLEQTLADFKVAAKIVNIVTGPSVTRFELEPAPGVKVSRITSLTDDLTLRLAVSGIRIETSVPGKSVMGIEVPRATADPVLFYDVVASGEFKNAHSRLAMALGKDIAGRTVVADIGKMPHLLVAGSTGSGKSVCINTIINSILFKASPTEVKFIMIDPKVVELNTYNGIPHLLTPVVTNAKKAASALCWAVEEMERRYGLFAETGARQISGYNDISAEKLPYIVVIIDELADLMMAAPSDVENAICRLAQKARAAGLHLILATQRPSVDVITGIIKANIPSRIAFAVSSQIDSRTILDAGGAEKLLGRGDMLYYPSGAGKPLRLQGAFISDREIENIVSCIKEQSIPVEYSDDVTEFSLPSDKAADSPLRYQDNMGAQDELLKEAVDLVMQTGQASASLLQRRLRIGYARAGRLVDIMEEMGIAGPATGNSKPRDLLMTHEEAIRAIGACGGDADK, encoded by the coding sequence TTGGCCATTAAGGTAGAATATCAACAGGCAGAGGTTTCCGATAATTCAGAGGTGATCCGTTTGTCCAATCGGCAGGTAAAAGCCGAAGGAATGTTAAAAAATGAGATATACGGCGTATTGTCCATCGGCGCGGCCATACTGTGTTCTTTCAGCATAGCCGGCGTTGGCTTGGGCGTTTTGGGTGGCTTGATAGCGAAGGCGCTCGCTTACGCTTTGGGGAGAGGCGCTTTTTTGCTGCCGGCATTGCTCCTTGGCAGCGGCGTGAAACACATATTGCGGCCCGAGGGCAAGCTATGCACGCGGGAGTCTTTGGCCGTCAGCGGTTTTTTCCTTGATTTGTTGGTTATTTTCCATCATTGGGCGGCGCCCGCCGGCAGCGAGCTTATGCCGGAATATTTGCTTTCCGGCGGCGGCGCGGCCAGCGGCTTGGTTCTGTTTTTGTGCAGGAAGGCGCTAGGTTTGGCCGGCACGTGGGTTTTGCTGGTGGCCGCCGCCCTTTGCCTGGCCATACTGGCTTTTAAGCTGTCCTTGAAAAAAGTCGCCGTAAATACCGGAAAAACTGTCGGCGCGGCCGCCGCCGTGATGACGAATCCCGGCAAGCGGGCGAGGAAAGATTCTTTTTTCGATTATGAAGATGTTTTGAGCAAAGATGTTTTTTCCCAAGCGGAAGGCAAAAGCGCACGGAAGGAGCCGACCGGTACGGTTGGCGCGGAAGTAGCCGGCGAGCCGGACGATATTTATAAGGCGGAGCGCCCGGAAAGCCCGGCGCCGCTCCTTGAGGCGGATGCCGGCCGGGATGCGCCGGACGGGCGCGCCGAACGCGCCGAAATGGAAATGGGGCAAAGCGCGCCGATTTCGCAATGCCCTGCCGAAGCGGAAAACGGCGCTATGGTTTTTGCGCTGGATCTGGGCGATCCGGCGGACGCGCCGACGATCAACGCGGCCGGCGGCGGGGAAAAGGCGGCGCCGGCGGACGGGATTTTTGCTGCGGCGGATGGCGGGGAGAGCTTTTATAAATTTCCGCACCTTGGCCTTTTGCAACACACGGAAAGCGCGGGCGGGAAAAATTTCGCCGAAGAATCGGACAAGCAGGCGGCTGTTTTGGAACAGACGCTGGCCGATTTTAAAGTGGCGGCCAAAATTGTCAATATCGTTACCGGCCCTTCCGTAACCAGGTTCGAGCTGGAGCCCGCGCCCGGGGTGAAGGTAAGCAGGATTACGAGTTTGACGGATGACTTGACTTTGCGCCTTGCGGTTTCCGGGATAAGGATCGAAACTTCCGTGCCGGGCAAATCCGTGATGGGCATCGAAGTGCCCAGGGCAACCGCCGATCCAGTGCTGTTTTATGACGTTGTCGCCTCCGGCGAATTCAAAAATGCCCATTCCAGGCTGGCAATGGCTTTGGGCAAGGATATCGCCGGCAGGACGGTTGTGGCGGATATCGGGAAAATGCCGCATCTTTTGGTGGCAGGTTCGACCGGTTCGGGCAAAAGCGTTTGCATCAATACCATCATAAATAGCATTTTGTTCAAAGCGTCGCCCACAGAAGTGAAATTTATCATGATCGATCCCAAAGTGGTTGAACTAAACACTTATAACGGCATACCGCACCTTTTGACGCCGGTCGTTACCAACGCGAAAAAAGCGGCTTCGGCCCTTTGCTGGGCGGTCGAGGAAATGGAGAGGCGCTATGGGCTGTTTGCCGAAACCGGCGCGCGCCAAATTTCCGGCTATAACGATATCAGCGCGGAGAAGCTTCCCTATATTGTCGTTATAATCGATGAATTGGCCGATCTTATGATGGCGGCGCCCAGCGACGTGGAAAACGCCATCTGCCGTCTGGCCCAGAAGGCCAGGGCTGCCGGGCTGCATCTTATTTTGGCTACGCAGAGGCCGTCGGTCGATGTCATAACGGGCATAATCAAGGCCAATATACCGTCGCGCATCGCTTTTGCCGTTTCCTCGCAAATTGATTCGCGGACAATATTGGACGCCGGCGGCGCGGAGAAGCTTTTGGGCAGGGGGGACATGCTGTATTACCCGTCCGGCGCCGGCAAGCCTTTGCGTTTGCAGGGGGCTTTTATTTCCGACCGGGAAATAGAAAATATTGTCAGCTGCATAAAAGAGCAGTCTATTCCCGTGGAGTACAGCGACGATGTGACGGAATTTTCCCTGCCCAGCGATAAGGCCGCCGATTCTCCCCTTAGATATCAGGACAATATGGGCGCGCAGGATGAGCTGTTGAAAGAAGCCGTGGATTTGGTCATGCAGACAGGACAGGCGTCCGCTTCTTTGTTGCAGCGGCGTCTGCGCATCGGCTACGCAAGGGCCGGGCGGCTGGTGGACATTATGGAAGAGATGGGCATAGCCGGCCCGGCTACGGGCAACAGCAAACCGCGGGACCTGCTGATGACGCATGAGGAGGCAATAAGAGCCATAGGCGCTTGCGGCGGCGATGCGGACAAATGA
- a CDS encoding helix-turn-helix domain-containing protein: MPKVGELLRDERERQGITLRDIETATSIRLRYLQAIEGSDYSALPGNVYAKGFVRNYAITLGLDETEFVNMYKLELDASSQKQGDAAAINEAPSAKKARAAKKAPPDKDGDGSELEKLYLVPKEQIQSKKPVAAQKKRIWPFLTLLLLFFSLAGMVAYVLSTFSGSGMPPVARPAPNNQPAAPPPAEPPRRVPVRLSYEESGRITIVPGDNVVDAITAVVESAGNCWAMVVADRAQVYEGILSGGQKMNWHAKEELYVKFGNAGVIKMSVNGMPVALPGATGPVTELTVSIAR; encoded by the coding sequence TTGCCTAAAGTTGGAGAATTACTTCGTGACGAGCGTGAACGCCAGGGGATTACGCTGCGCGATATTGAGACGGCGACGAGCATAAGGCTGCGCTATCTTCAGGCTATCGAAGGCAGCGATTATTCGGCTTTGCCCGGCAATGTCTATGCCAAAGGATTTGTGCGCAATTACGCGATAACTTTAGGCTTGGACGAGACGGAATTTGTAAATATGTATAAATTGGAATTGGACGCTTCTTCGCAAAAACAGGGAGATGCCGCCGCGATAAATGAGGCGCCATCGGCCAAGAAGGCGCGCGCGGCTAAAAAGGCGCCGCCGGACAAAGACGGGGACGGCTCGGAGTTGGAAAAGCTGTATCTTGTGCCCAAGGAACAAATACAAAGCAAAAAACCTGTTGCGGCGCAAAAAAAGAGGATTTGGCCTTTTTTGACGCTGCTGCTGCTTTTTTTCTCGCTCGCCGGCATGGTGGCTTACGTCCTTTCGACTTTTTCCGGCAGCGGCATGCCGCCCGTTGCGCGACCTGCGCCCAATAATCAGCCTGCCGCGCCGCCGCCGGCTGAGCCGCCGCGAAGGGTGCCGGTGCGCCTTTCTTATGAAGAGAGCGGCAGGATAACGATTGTGCCCGGCGACAATGTAGTTGACGCCATTACGGCGGTCGTGGAAAGCGCCGGCAACTGCTGGGCGATGGTGGTCGCCGATCGCGCCCAAGTTTACGAGGGAATTTTAAGCGGCGGACAAAAGATGAATTGGCATGCCAAAGAAGAATTATACGTCAAGTTCGGCAATGCCGGCGTGATAAAAATGTCCGTAAACGGCATGCCGGTCGCTTTGCCCGGCGCAACCGGGCCGGTGACGGAGCTGACCGTCAGCATAGCAAGGTAA
- a CDS encoding YgiQ family radical SAM protein → MDKEDMEKRGWRQLDFLFVSGDAYVDHPAFSTAVIGRVLEREGYKVGLICQPDWRFVQDFKSLGRPRLGVLVSAGNLDSMLNKYTAAKKKRAADDYSPGGQPNRRPDRATIVYCNRIRQIWKNIPLVVGGIEASLRRFTHYDHWSDSIRRSILIDCKADLLVYGMGERQVAAIADCLAGGMAPDQIRHIDGTAFVESDIAALDGDHVQLPSHEAIVNDKAAFAEAFRLQDGQQDPIRGKMLAQKTGGVYVVQRKPAYPLNAAELDAIYDLPYRRACHPSYEIYGGVPAIQEVSCGIVSHRGCFGGCAFCAIHAHQGRIVQARSHGSILREARAIAKLPCFKGYINDLGGPTANFRHAACKKQMQQGSCLNRQCLFPRPCANLDADHSDYLSLLRKLREIDGVRKVFIRSGVRYDYLLADKNEDFLRELCQHHISGQLKIAPEHASKKVLAAMRKPGREKYLQFAEKYEKVNTELGKRQYLVPYYMSGHPGATLEHAVELAEFIRDTGQFPKQVQEFIPTPGSCATAMYYAEADPFTGQELYVAKDAIDKAMQRALLQYKNPKNYSLVLRALEKTGRLDLAGPGKNCLIGPPPKKTRQKPASAKKKAPSRRIMDK, encoded by the coding sequence ATGGACAAAGAGGATATGGAAAAAAGAGGCTGGCGGCAGTTGGACTTTCTTTTTGTAAGCGGGGATGCTTATGTTGACCATCCGGCTTTTTCTACTGCGGTAATCGGCCGGGTATTGGAAAGGGAAGGGTACAAGGTCGGCTTGATCTGCCAGCCCGACTGGCGCTTTGTCCAAGACTTTAAAAGTCTGGGCAGGCCGCGCCTGGGGGTACTAGTATCGGCGGGCAACCTTGATTCCATGCTGAACAAGTACACGGCGGCCAAAAAAAAGCGCGCCGCAGACGATTATTCGCCCGGCGGACAGCCTAACCGCCGCCCGGATCGGGCAACTATTGTTTATTGCAACAGGATAAGGCAAATCTGGAAAAACATCCCTTTGGTCGTTGGCGGCATAGAAGCCAGCCTGCGGCGGTTCACGCATTACGATCACTGGTCGGACAGCATCAGGCGTTCGATCCTGATTGATTGCAAGGCGGACCTTCTGGTTTACGGCATGGGCGAAAGGCAGGTCGCCGCTATTGCCGATTGCTTGGCGGGCGGCATGGCGCCGGATCAGATCAGGCATATCGACGGGACGGCTTTTGTGGAAAGCGACATTGCGGCGCTTGACGGCGACCATGTGCAACTGCCTTCGCACGAGGCGATTGTCAATGACAAGGCCGCTTTCGCGGAAGCTTTTCGGTTGCAGGACGGGCAGCAGGATCCCATCAGGGGGAAAATGCTGGCGCAGAAAACCGGCGGCGTTTACGTTGTGCAAAGAAAGCCGGCTTATCCGCTTAACGCCGCGGAACTTGACGCCATATACGATCTGCCTTATCGAAGGGCTTGTCATCCTTCTTACGAAATATACGGCGGCGTTCCGGCCATACAAGAAGTTTCTTGCGGCATAGTAAGCCATCGCGGCTGTTTTGGCGGCTGCGCGTTTTGCGCCATCCACGCCCATCAGGGGCGGATAGTTCAGGCAAGGAGCCACGGCTCTATTTTGCGGGAAGCGCGGGCGATTGCCAAATTGCCTTGCTTCAAAGGCTATATCAACGATTTGGGAGGGCCGACCGCCAATTTCCGGCACGCTGCCTGCAAAAAGCAAATGCAACAGGGCAGCTGCCTCAACCGGCAATGCCTTTTCCCGAGGCCATGCGCGAACCTTGACGCCGACCATAGCGATTATCTGTCGCTTTTGCGAAAATTGAGGGAAATTGACGGGGTCAGGAAGGTATTCATCCGTTCCGGTGTCCGGTACGATTATCTTTTGGCGGATAAAAACGAGGATTTTTTGCGTGAGCTTTGTCAGCATCATATCAGCGGGCAGTTGAAAATAGCGCCTGAACATGCCAGCAAAAAGGTTTTGGCGGCCATGCGCAAGCCGGGAAGGGAAAAATATCTCCAGTTTGCCGAAAAATACGAAAAGGTGAACACAGAACTCGGCAAGCGTCAATATCTCGTGCCTTATTATATGTCCGGGCATCCCGGCGCCACTTTGGAACACGCGGTGGAATTGGCCGAATTTATCAGGGATACGGGACAATTCCCCAAACAGGTGCAAGAGTTCATTCCTACGCCGGGCAGTTGCGCGACGGCCATGTACTATGCGGAGGCGGATCCATTCACCGGTCAGGAGCTTTATGTCGCAAAAGACGCCATAGACAAGGCTATGCAGAGGGCGCTTTTGCAGTACAAAAATCCGAAAAATTACTCTTTGGTTTTGCGGGCCTTGGAAAAAACGGGGCGGCTTGATTTGGCCGGGCCGGGCAAAAATTGTTTGATCGGTCCGCCGCCAAAGAAAACGAGGCAAAAACCGGCTTCGGCAAAAAAGAAAGCGCCATCGCGGCGGATAATGGATAAATGA
- the rimO gene encoding 30S ribosomal protein S12 methylthiotransferase RimO, translated as MRVKVGLISLGCPKNLADSENMLGILEESGFGITGNPDEADVIIVNTCGFIEQAKEESIEAILQMAACKKTGKCRALVVAGCLGERYADELWAQMPEIDAITRAHGWVDIAGVIARVLKGERVLLNPAAAVTVRQPRKLTAPGVSAYLKIAEGCDNACSYCVIPRIRGPYASKRMEAVLAEARDLAAAGVKEIIVVAQDVTRYGEDLYGKPLLPDLLSEIAKLPEIEWIRILYAYPRHITDDLLDVMAGEKKICKYIDIPLQHASDSVLARMNRKDRKSDIRRILAKMREKMPEIAVRTTFIAGFPGETAAEYAELKDFLLEQRFDRVGIFAYSREEGTAAAAMPQVKKKVMGRRYDELMSLQAEISEKINKGAEGRELTVLVETAGQAGGQRVAEGRSYREAPEIDGVVYLEKAGGCQPGTFVRAKITQGFAYDVLAEVVRGAPG; from the coding sequence ATGCGCGTAAAAGTAGGGCTGATAAGCCTTGGCTGCCCCAAAAACCTCGCCGATTCCGAGAATATGCTGGGAATACTTGAGGAGAGCGGCTTTGGCATTACAGGCAACCCGGACGAGGCCGATGTTATAATAGTAAACACCTGCGGTTTTATTGAACAGGCCAAAGAAGAGTCGATTGAAGCGATTTTGCAGATGGCCGCCTGCAAAAAAACCGGAAAATGCCGCGCCCTTGTCGTTGCCGGCTGCTTGGGGGAACGGTACGCCGATGAGCTGTGGGCGCAAATGCCGGAAATTGACGCGATAACGCGCGCTCACGGCTGGGTAGACATAGCCGGCGTGATCGCGCGGGTTTTAAAGGGGGAAAGGGTCCTGCTCAACCCGGCGGCGGCGGTTACCGTCCGCCAGCCCAGAAAACTTACCGCGCCGGGCGTGTCGGCTTATCTTAAAATTGCCGAAGGCTGCGACAACGCTTGTTCCTATTGCGTCATCCCGCGCATACGCGGGCCTTACGCCAGCAAACGGATGGAGGCGGTACTGGCGGAAGCCCGGGATTTGGCGGCGGCCGGCGTCAAAGAGATAATTGTAGTTGCGCAGGACGTAACAAGATATGGCGAAGATTTATATGGCAAGCCGCTTTTGCCGGATCTGCTTTCGGAAATAGCGAAATTGCCGGAAATTGAATGGATACGGATATTATACGCCTATCCCCGGCATATTACCGATGATTTGCTCGACGTTATGGCTGGCGAGAAGAAGATTTGTAAATATATTGATATTCCTTTGCAGCACGCCAGCGATTCGGTACTGGCGAGAATGAACCGCAAGGACAGGAAAAGCGACATAAGGCGTATTCTGGCGAAAATGCGCGAGAAAATGCCGGAGATTGCCGTAAGGACGACTTTTATCGCCGGGTTTCCGGGCGAAACCGCCGCAGAGTACGCCGAATTAAAAGATTTTCTGCTGGAACAGAGGTTTGACAGAGTGGGAATATTTGCTTATTCGCGGGAAGAGGGAACCGCCGCCGCCGCGATGCCGCAGGTGAAGAAGAAGGTCATGGGCAGGCGCTATGATGAATTAATGTCTTTGCAGGCGGAAATATCCGAAAAAATTAATAAAGGCGCGGAAGGCAGGGAGTTGACTGTATTGGTGGAAACCGCCGGGCAAGCCGGCGGACAAAGGGTGGCTGAAGGGCGCTCTTACCGTGAGGCGCCGGAAATAGACGGGGTGGTTTATTTGGAAAAAGCCGGCGGATGCCAGCCGGGAACGTTTGTCAGGGCAAAAATAACGCAGGGATTTGCCTATGACGTTTTGGCGGAAGTTGTTCGCGGTGCCCCCGGCTAA